Proteins encoded by one window of Aspergillus chevalieri M1 DNA, chromosome 6, nearly complete sequence:
- a CDS encoding putative carboxylesterase (COG:I;~EggNog:ENOG410PNQG;~InterPro:IPR019826,IPR002018,IPR029058;~MEROPS:MER0030934;~PFAM:PF00135,PF07859), protein MAAILKTAALGEIQGKDANGVTQYLGIKYATLKNRLADAEIVESRDGDILDATKDGPTAISPLFGCDLELSAIQHTLPKKELQQSEVDCLNLNIAVPAGTTASSKLPVFVFIHGGGLMIGANSWPQFDYARFVRLSVEKKLPVVAVSINYRLGAFGFLTSDELRKAGYNANNGLRDQRVALEWVQKHIQDFGGDPDNVIVSGESAGAASVTYHLHSEKPLFKRAIVMSGSFFLIPALPYDVHEENYQQAITALGLTNATPEERIHVLLETPGQDLIGKLPPSVRFVPALDGNIVPSGVTHAQVGDKGGNMPRGKTWCDSLLVGDTQMDASIMALLIPHTKQGCASKFTNAINTVLSSHPTIAQQILDKYNINPNQPDEEAFPAILNYLNDVLFFAATLTLARGWPGTAYVYYFNEGNPWDGPWKNRASHILDVAYLFQNFREFLTPEQKSVGTAFAEDTFKYCHGIAPWSAIKPGEATTGFTARTYGPSADNRIAEQVTEVYGEASQRRSILFNYDEVSLGDLVRVFVAFTS, encoded by the exons ATGGCAGCAATTCTGAAAACGGCCGCACTGGGAGAGATCCAAGGCAAAGATGCAAATGGTGTCACCCAATATCTTGGAATTAAATACGCGACTCTAAAGAACAGACTCGCAGATGCAGAAATCGTCGAGAGCCGCGATGGCGATATACTCGACGCAACCAAAGACGG ACCAACTGCCATCTCCCCTCTATTCGGCTGTGATTTAGAACTCAGCGCAATTCAGCACACCCTTCCCAAAAAGGAACTCCAGCAATCAGAAGTGGACTGTCTGAATCTGAACATCGCTGTTCCTGCTGGTACCACTGCATCTTCGAAGCTTCCAGTCTTTGTTTTTATTCACGGCGGAGGTCTTATGATCGGTGCCAATTCGTGGCCCCAGTTTGATTATGCGCGGTTTGTCCGGTTGTCAGTGGAGAAAAAGCTgcctgttgttgctgtttcGATCAA CTACCGACTGGGCGCTTTTGGCTTCTTAACTTCAGACGAACTCCGCAAAGCAGGCTACAATGCCAATAACGGTCTCCGGGACCAAAGAGTTGCACTAGAATGGGTACAGAAGCACATCCAAGACTTTGGAGGTGACCCGGACAATGTGATTGTATCAGGCGAGAGCGCTGGCGCGGCATCGGTGACATACCATCTGCACTCCGAGAAACCACTCTTCAAACGCGCCATCGTCATGAGCGGGAGTTTCTTCCTTATCCCAGCTTTACCGTACGACGTGCACGAGGAGAACTACCAACAGGCAATAACGGCACTGGGTTTGACGAATGCGACCCCAGAAGAAAGAATCCATGTCCTGCTGGAGACACCCGGTCAGGACCTCATTGGCAAGCTCCCCCCGTCTGTTCGGTTTGTACCTGCGTTGGACGGTAACATCGTACCTTCTGGTGTTACCCATGCGCAAGTTGGTGATAAGGGGGGCAATATGCCCAGGGGAAAGACCTGGTGTGACAGCTTACTCGTGGGAGACACGCAGATGGAT GCAAGCATTATGGCACTCCTAATCCCCCACACGAAACAAGGCTGCGCAAGCAAGTTCACCAATGCCATCAACACCGTCCTATCCTCTCACCCGACCATAGCACAGCAAATCCTGGACAAATACAACATCAACCCCAACCAGCCCGACGAAGAAGCCTTCCCCGCAATCCTCAACTACCTTAACGacgtcctcttcttcgcagCCACGCTGACACTAGCACGCGGCTGGCCCGGAACTGCATACGTATACTACTTCAACGAGGGTAACCCCTGGGACGGACCATGGAAGAATCGTGCCTCTCACATCCTGGACGTGGCATATCTATTCCAGAATTTCCGGGAGTTTCTCACACCAGAGCAAAAGAGCGTCGGAACCGCTTTCGCGGAGGACACATTCAAATACTGTCACGGGATCGCACCATGGTCCGCGATAAAGCCCGGCGAGGCGACAACCGGCTTCACAGCGCGGACATACGGGCCTAGTGCGGACAATCGCATTGCTGAACAGGTCACGGAGGTGTACGGTGAAGCGAGTCAGCGCAGGTCTATTCTTTTCAACTATGATGAGGTGTCTTTGGGTGATTTGGTGAGGGTTTTTGTGGCTTTCACGTCGTAG
- a CDS encoding serine/threonine-protein phosphatase (COG:T;~EggNog:ENOG410PG4N;~InterPro:IPR004843,IPR029052,IPR006186;~PFAM:PF00149;~go_function: GO:0016787 - hydrolase activity [Evidence IEA]): MDTTMEIDTARSPEPHHLSPITDPGSIPTLDGWIESLMTCKQLAEEDVRRLCDRAREVLQEESNVQPVKCPVTVCGDIHGQFHDLMELFRIGGPNPDTNYLFMGDYVDRGYYSVETVTLLVCLKIRYPQRITILRGNHESRQITQVYGFYDECLRKYGNANVWKYFTDLFDYLPLTALIENQIFCLHGGLSPSIDTLDNIRSLDRIQEVPHEGPMCDLLWSDPDDRCGWGISPRGAGYTFGQDISEAFNHNNGLTLVARAHQLVMEGYNWSQDRNVVTIFSAPNYCYRCGNQAAIMEIDEHLKYTFLQFDPSPRAGEPMVSRRTPDYFL; encoded by the exons ATGGATACCACCATGGAAATCGATACGGCGCGGTCGCCCGAACCTCACCACCTCTCGCCGATAACCGACCCCGGGTCTATACCGACACTCGATGGCTGGATTGAGAGCTTGATGACCTGCAAACAACTCGCAGAGGAAGATGTGCGGAGGCTGTGTGATCGG GCAAGAGAAGTATTGCAAGAAGAGTCAAACGTTCAGCCAGTG AAATGCCCAGTGACGGTCTGCGGTGATATACACGGTCAGTTCCATGACTTAATGGAACTGTTCCGTATTGGAGGCCCTAATCCCGACACAAACTATCTCTTTATGG GTGACTACGTCGACCGTGGTTACTACTCTGTGGAGACGGTCACTCTCCTTGTCTGTCTTAAGATCCGTTACCCCCAGCGTATCACCATTCTCCGAGGAAATCACGAATCCCGCCAGATCACACAAGTCTACGGTTTTTACGACGAGTGCTTGCGCAAATACGGCAACGCCAATGTCTGGAAATACTTCACCGACCTCTTcgattacctccccctcacCGCCCTTATCGAGAACCAGATTTTCTGCCTTCACGGCGGTCTGAGTCCCTCGATCGACACTCTCGACAACATTCGTTCCCTCGATCGCATTCAAGAAGTTCCCCACGAGGGACCCATGTGTGACTTGCTGTGGAGTGACCCCGACGACCGGTGCGGCTGGGGCATTTCTCCCCGAGGTGCTGGATACACATTCGGGCAGGATATCTCGGAGGCATTTAATCATAACAATGGCTTGACTCTGGTTGCACGAGCACaccagctggtgatggaaGGTTATAACTGGTCGCAGGATAGAAACGTGGTCACGATTTTCTCAG CTCCTAACTACTGTTACCGCTGCGGTAACCAAGCCGCAATTATGGAAATTGACGAGCATCTCAAGTATACATT CTTGCAATTCGATCCCAGCCCTCGTGCGGGTGAACCCATGGTCTCGCGACGCACCCCTGACTATTTCCTGTGA
- a CDS encoding MFS transporter (COG:U;~EggNog:ENOG410PJXX;~InterPro:IPR020846,IPR001958,IPR011701,IPR036259;~PFAM:PF07690;~TransMembrane:12 (i26-49o69-89i101-122o128-146i158-180o186-206i286-311o323-343i352-371o383-402i423-447o459-482i);~go_function: GO:0022857 - transmembrane transporter activity [Evidence IEA];~go_process: GO:0055085 - transmembrane transport [Evidence IEA]), with the protein MVATWLTPGKGKKRPAMLYWRAHKNYILFVVAFAVFTDMFLYGMIVPVAPTALQNRVGLDADQQQQWTSILLALYGASLLATSPLTGYLADRIQSRQWPLLFGLVALAISTALLCIGTSLGLWIAGRILQGASTAVVWTAGLALLADTMDSQTLGQSMGYVGMAMTLGLMCGPLIGGVLYQKGGYYSVYGLAFGLIGVDILARVVMIERKDAIPWFKAEEVSLSEDQGQERVSAEKPPSNNIAPRSIAPTPEPEATTQAAAAPPPPPTPSARRFGRLRTLLNSSRLMVSIWTYLIVSLAVTSFDSVLPLFVEETFLWKQTAQGLIFIAISVPSFLDPVVGWIVDKWPLAGRFVCSGALFASVPILVCLRFVDENTIGDKVLLCALLALAGLCVACLMPPVMVEVSCVVNEKEAAAPNVFGEGGAMALAYGVLNSAWAAGSIIGPFFAGFIRDDAGWGTMAWALSILTGVTGVPVLMFLGGFIGKKRVKKASNEQEQEWEQEQEQA; encoded by the exons ATGGTGGCGACATGGCTTACTCCCGGTAAGGGCAAGAAACGTCCTGCTATGCTGTACTGGCGAGCACACAAGAATTATATTCTGTTTGTCGTTGCGTTTGCAGTTTTCACG GATATGTTTTTGTATGGAATG ATTGTTCCTGTGGCACCTACAGCTCTTCAGAATAGAGTTGGGCTTGACGCTGATCAGC AACAACAATGGACATCGATTCTACTAGCACTCTACGGAGCGTCTCTTCTCGCTACTTCTC CATTAACCGGCTACCTAGCTGACCGGATCCAATCCCGCCAATGGCCCCTGCTCTTCGGCCTCGTTGCCCTCGCCATCTCCACGGCCCTGCTCTGCATAGGCACAAGCCTGGGTCTCTGGATTGCCGGGCGTATTCTCCAGGGTGCCTCAACAGCAGTCGTCTGGACAGCCGGTCTCGCCTTGCTCGCGGATACCATGGACTCGCAGACCCTGGGTCAATCAATGGGGTATGTGGGCATGGCGATGACATTGGGACTTATGTGCGGGCCGCTGATTGGAGGCGTGCTTTATCAGAAAGGGGGGTATTATAGTGTGTATGGGCTGGCGTTTGGGTTGATTGGGGTTGATATCCTGGCGCGGGTGGTTATGATTGAGAGAAAAGATGCGATTCCTTGGTTCAAGGCAGAAGAAGTGTCGTTGTCAGAGGATCAAGGCCAGGAACGTGTCTCAGCCGAAAAGCCACCAAGCAACAACATCGCACCCAGATCAATCGCACCAACACCCGAACCAGAGGCGACAAcgcaagcagcagcagcaccaccgccaccaccaacaccatcagCCCGCCGCTTCGGCCGCCTGCGCACGCTCCTTAACTCCTCGCGCTTGATGGTCTCCATTTGGACATACCTGATAGTCTCCCTCGCTGTAACATCCTTCGACAGCGTACTCCCGCTTTTCGTCGAAGAAACCTTCCTCTGGAAACAAACGGCCCAGGGCCTAatcttcatcgccatctCAGTGCCCTCCTTCCTCGACCCCGTCGTCGGCTGGATCGTCGACAAATGGCCCTTAGCAGGCCGGTTTGTGTGTTCGGGCGCGTTGTTCGCGTCAGTGCCCATATTGGTTTGTCTGCGGTTTGTCGATGAGAATACCATCGGCGATAAGGTGTTGTTGTGTGCGCTGCTGGCGCTCGCGGGACTCTGTGTGGCGTGTCTTATGCCGCCGGTTATGGTGGAGGTGTCGTGTGTTGTGAATGAGAAGGAGGCTGCTGCGCCGAATGTTTTTGGGGAGGGGGGTGCGATGGCGTTGGCGTATGGGGTCTTGAACTCTGCGTGGGCGGCGGGGAGTATTATTGGGCCCTTTTTTGCGGGGTTTATTCGTGATGATGCTGGTTGGGGTACGATGGCTTGGGCGTTGTCGATTCTTACGGGTGTGACTGGGGTGCCGGTGTTGATGTTCCTGGGTGGGTTTATTGGGAAGAAGAGGGTTAAGAAAGCTTCTAATGAGCAGGAGCAAGAGtgggagcaggagcaggagcaggcaTAA